Proteins found in one Ruficoccus amylovorans genomic segment:
- a CDS encoding AAA family ATPase: protein MKFSIKNLGAIHDAELDLANFTVICGKNNSGKTYVTYAIYGFLKLWKNYIELPISDILVKNILDNGIGELDLNDYEKSFKITLNHASKSYTSIIHRILASKEEYFSSTKFSIHFDFPSEVYYSTYKQKISARKTNLLIIEKEENSSIVKITLGVENEKPSLTTNFLTEILSQEITSLLFESIIPTPFIASAERTGSAIFTKELFFARNRMLDQINETRGDIDPFKLLSKIYSDYALPVKENVEFTQRLTKIRNEKSWLAINHPDILKFFDQIAGGNYKATSDEVFFSPKKSGTLKLTMDESSSAVRSLVDIGFFLRHQANKGDILIIDEPELNLHPENQRMMARLCAKLANVGIKIFVTTHSDYFVKEINTLIMLKGTKDKSDELCKRYGYDIGELLDHNTLSVYLAHPEKKYIDGLNSKKMVNTLSLCDIDQEEGAQVKSFDESIEIMNTIQQEILFG from the coding sequence ATGAAGTTTAGCATAAAAAACCTTGGAGCAATACACGATGCCGAACTGGATTTGGCCAACTTCACAGTAATATGCGGAAAGAATAATTCGGGAAAAACGTATGTAACTTATGCTATTTATGGTTTTTTAAAACTTTGGAAAAACTACATAGAATTACCGATCTCCGATATACTTGTAAAAAACATATTAGACAATGGCATCGGAGAGCTAGACCTAAACGACTACGAAAAGTCATTTAAAATTACCCTCAACCACGCAAGCAAGTCATATACGTCTATAATACATAGGATATTAGCTTCAAAAGAAGAGTACTTTAGCTCCACTAAATTTTCAATACATTTCGATTTCCCTTCTGAGGTATACTACTCGACATATAAACAAAAAATATCTGCAAGAAAAACAAATTTACTTATTATAGAAAAAGAAGAAAACTCTAGCATTGTAAAAATAACACTTGGAGTCGAAAATGAAAAACCATCTCTTACAACAAACTTCCTAACCGAAATTCTGTCCCAAGAAATAACGTCATTATTATTTGAATCAATTATTCCAACACCATTCATTGCAAGCGCCGAAAGAACTGGATCGGCGATTTTCACAAAAGAACTATTTTTTGCACGCAACCGAATGCTGGACCAAATCAACGAAACTAGAGGCGACATCGACCCGTTCAAGCTCCTCAGTAAGATATACTCCGATTATGCCCTCCCCGTCAAAGAGAACGTTGAATTTACGCAAAGATTAACAAAAATCAGGAATGAAAAAAGTTGGTTGGCAATAAATCACCCAGACATACTTAAGTTTTTTGATCAAATTGCAGGCGGAAATTATAAGGCAACGAGCGACGAAGTATTCTTTAGCCCCAAGAAAAGTGGTACGCTCAAACTCACCATGGATGAAAGCTCCAGCGCTGTCCGCTCACTTGTTGACATTGGTTTCTTTCTACGCCATCAAGCAAATAAGGGTGATATTCTCATAATCGATGAACCTGAATTAAATCTGCACCCCGAAAACCAAAGAATGATGGCTAGGTTGTGCGCAAAACTAGCCAATGTCGGCATAAAAATTTTCGTCACAACACACAGCGACTACTTTGTGAAGGAAATCAATACCCTAATAATGCTTAAAGGAACGAAAGACAAATCAGACGAGCTATGTAAACGTTATGGATACGACATAGGGGAGCTCTTAGATCATAATACATTATCTGTGTACCTTGCACATCCAGAGAAAAAATATATCGATGGGCTAAATTCTAAAAAGATGGTTAACACGCTATCTCTGTGCGACATTGATCAAGAAGAAGGAGCCCAAGTTAAAAGTTTTGATGAAAGCATTGAGATCATGAATACCATTCAACAAGAAATACTTTTTGGTTAA
- a CDS encoding Fic family protein, with protein sequence MQYNWQQPDWPNFRYELAAVEGALLAFADKAGQVSGVLKSLPDTVAKEAVMDVMIAEAVKSSEIEGQFLSRKDVMSSIRNQLGLNTPPEGVHDKASQGAAELMVDVRKTWDEPLTEKSLFAWHRMLFRGESGKWVGKWRSHTEPMQVVSGAVGKQKVHYEAPPSAQVPAEMKAFVRWFRETRKTIPQAPVRSALTHLYFESVHPFEDGNGRIGRALSEKALSQGLGRPALLSLSRTIEANKSAYYSALETAQKSNDVTPWVNYFVQTVLAAQTEAEERVDFVLRKTRLFDRVREQLSDRQLKVVRRMLDAGPEGFQGGMNAAKYMSLTKVSKATSTRDLQALVELGVFQSVGAGRTARYELML encoded by the coding sequence ATGCAATACAACTGGCAGCAACCGGATTGGCCCAACTTCCGCTACGAGCTTGCAGCGGTAGAGGGGGCGTTGCTGGCGTTTGCCGACAAGGCGGGGCAGGTCAGTGGGGTATTGAAAAGTCTGCCCGATACGGTGGCTAAAGAAGCCGTCATGGATGTGATGATCGCTGAGGCGGTCAAGTCTTCGGAGATCGAGGGGCAATTTCTGAGTCGTAAAGATGTGATGTCTTCGATCCGCAATCAGCTTGGCCTCAACACCCCGCCTGAGGGTGTTCATGACAAGGCCTCGCAAGGGGCTGCTGAACTGATGGTGGATGTACGCAAGACCTGGGATGAGCCGTTGACGGAGAAGTCGCTCTTCGCCTGGCATCGGATGCTTTTCAGGGGCGAGTCGGGAAAGTGGGTCGGCAAATGGCGTTCGCATACCGAGCCGATGCAGGTGGTTTCCGGCGCGGTCGGTAAGCAAAAGGTCCACTACGAGGCGCCGCCTTCGGCTCAAGTCCCGGCGGAAATGAAAGCCTTTGTCCGGTGGTTTCGGGAGACCCGAAAAACGATCCCGCAGGCTCCTGTTCGCTCGGCGTTGACTCACCTGTACTTTGAGAGTGTCCACCCCTTCGAGGATGGCAACGGGCGGATCGGCCGCGCTCTCTCAGAAAAGGCCCTCTCGCAAGGCCTCGGCCGTCCTGCGCTCCTGAGTCTTTCGCGTACCATCGAAGCGAACAAGAGCGCGTACTACTCCGCGCTGGAAACCGCGCAGAAATCCAACGACGTCACCCCGTGGGTAAACTACTTTGTGCAAACCGTACTTGCAGCCCAAACCGAAGCCGAAGAGCGGGTGGATTTCGTCCTGCGCAAAACTCGCCTCTTTGATCGTGTCCGCGAACAGCTCTCCGACCGACAGCTTAAAGTCGTTCGCCGCATGCTCGACGCCGGCCCCGAGGGATTTCAGGGGGGCATGAACGCCGCCAAATACATGTCCCTTACCAAAGTCTCCAAAGCCACCTCTACCCGCGACCTCCAAGCCCTCGTCGAGCTAGGCGTCTTCCAGTCCGTCGGCGCCGGACGCACTGCACGGTATGAGCTGATGCTGTAG